A window of the Pungitius pungitius chromosome 3, fPunPun2.1, whole genome shotgun sequence genome harbors these coding sequences:
- the nek8 gene encoding serine/threonine-protein kinase Nek8, with the protein MEKYEKIKVVGRGAFGIVHLCRKRSDGAFVILKEIPVEQMSRDERLAAQNECQVLKLLNHPNIIEYYENFLEDKALMIAMEYAPGGTLADYIQKRCNSLLDEDTILHFFVQILLALYHVHNKLILHRDLKTQNILLDKHQMIVKIGDFGISKILVSKSKAYTVVGTPCYISPELCEGKPYNQKSDIWALGCVLYELASLKRAFEAANLPALVLKIMSGTFAPISDRYSPELRHLILNMLNLDPSKRPQLNEIMALPVCIRPLLNLYTDIGNVKMRRIEKPLSTVQTGPQGRGGRVPSNRSRDGSVGLGSGKVHSLPLSAVYTWGSGISAPLRLPMLNTEVLQVSLGRTQKMGVTKSGRLITWEAPSVGSGEASLPGVVEQIQPQFISRFLEGQSGVTIKSVSCGDLFTTCMTDRGIIMTFGSGSNGCLGHGNFTDVTQPKIVEALLGYELVQLSCGASHVLAVTNEKEVFAWGRGDNGRLGLGTQDTHNSPQQVCLPGEFEAQRVVCGVDCSIIISTQYSILASGSNRFNKLGLDKIAAGDEPNPSNQVEEVHSYSPVQSAPLNSEKIVHIDIGTSHSVAVTERGQCFTLGSNQHGQMGCSSRRSSRVPYPVHGLQSISMAACGDAFSLAIGSDGDVYTWGKGARGRLGRKEEDSGIPKAVQLDESHPFTVTSVACCHGNTLLAVKPLLEEPVLR; encoded by the exons ATGGAGAAGTATGAGAAAATCAAAGTGGTCGGAAGAGGAGCTTTTGG GATCGTTCACCTGTGCCGCAAGCGCAGTGACGGGGCCTTTGTCATCCTGAAGGAGATCCCAGTAGAGCAGATGTCACGAGACGAACGTCTGGCGGCTCAGAACGAGTGTCAGGTCCTAAAACTGCTCAACCATCCAAATATTATAGAGTACTATGAGAACTTCCTGGAAGACAAGGCCCTCATGATAGCTATGGAGTATGCACCAG GTGGAACCCTAGCTGATTACATACAGAAGCGCTGTAACTCTCTGTTGGACGAGGACACTATTCTTCACTTCTTTGTACAGATCTTACTGGCTCTGTATCACGTACACAACAAACTCATCTTGCACAGAGACCTTAAGACACAGAATATTCTTCTTGACAAGCACCAGATGATCGTCAAAATTGGTGACTTTGGCATCTCCAAAATCCTTGTCAGCAAGAGCAAAGCTTACACG GTAGTCGGTACACCTTGTTACATCTCCCCAGAGCTGTGTGAGGGAAAGCCGTATAACCAGAAGAGTGACATCTGGGCTTTGGGCTGTGTGCTCTATGAGCTAGCGAGTCTTAAGAGAGCCTTCGAGGCTGCT AATCTACCTGCGCTTGTTCTTAAGATCATGAGCGGAACGTTCGCTCCGATTTCAGACCGGTACAGCCCAGAACTTCGACATCTCATCCTCAACATGCTCAATCTGGATCCGTCCAAACGACCTCAACTCAATGAGATTATGGCTCTTCCCGTATGCATCAGGCCCCTGCTTAATCTCTACACAGATATAGGCAATGTCAAAATGCGCAG GATTGAGAAACCCCTGTCAACTGTGCAAACTGGTCCTCAAGGTAGAGGGGGGAGAGTTCCTTCAAACAGATCCAGAG ATGGATCAGTCGGTTTAGGATCAGGGAAGGTGCATTCTCTACCACTGTCAGCGGTGTACACGTGGGGAAGTGGGATCTCAGCGCCTCTCCGCCTGCCGATGCTCAACACTGAGGTGCTTCAAGTGTCTCTGGGCCGCACTCAGAAGATGGGAGTGACTAAGTCTGGTCGTCTGATTACATGGGAG GCTCCATCAGTGGGCTCAGGTGAGGCCAGTCTGCCTGGTGTGGTGGAGCAGATTCAGCCTCAGTTCATTTCACGTTTCCTTGAGGGTCAGTCTGGAGTCACCATCAAGTCTGTGTCCTGTGGCGATCTTTTCACCACCTGCATGACAG ACAGAGGAATTATCATGACGTTTGGAAGTGGGAGTAATGGCTGTTTAGGACACGGTAACTTCACTGATGTCACACAG cCCAAGATAGTCGAAGCCCTCCTCGGCTACGAGCTGGTTCAGCTGTCATGTGGTGCTTCCCACGTACTTGCTGTGACCAATGAAAAAGAAGTATTTGCTTGGGGAAGAGGAGACAATG GTCGCCTCGGGCTTGGCACCCAAGACACTCACAACTCTCCACAGCAGGTGTGTTTACCTGGGGAATTTGAGGCCCAGAGGGTGGTGTGTGGAGTCGACTGCTCCATAATTATTAGCACCCAGTACAGTATTCTGGCAAGTGGAAGTAACag GTTCAACAAGCTTGGGCTGGATAAGATAGCAGCAGGAGATGAACCAAATCCATCCAATCAGGTGGAAGAAGTCCATTCCTACTCTCCTGTCCAATCTGCCCCACTCAACAGTGAGAAGATTGTTCACATTGACATCGGCACATCACATTCTGTCGCTGTAACAG AGAGAGGTCAGTGTTTCACTTTAGGCAGCAACCAGCATGGTCAGATGGGCTGTAGTTCCCGCCGTAGCAGCCGTGTTCCCTACCCGGTGCACGGGCTGCAGAGCATCTCCATGGCTGCCTGTGGAGACGCTTTCTCCTTAGCTATTGGATCTG ATGGAGACGTGTACACCTGGGGAAAGGGGGCCCGAGGCCGCCtcggaagaaaagaagaggattCTGGGATACCTAAGGCGGTGCAGCTTGACGAGAGTCACCCCTTCACTGTGACATCGGTGgcttgttgtcatggcaacacttTGCTGGCAGTGAAAC CTTTGCTTGAAGAACCTGTTCTTAGATGA